A genome region from Erigeron canadensis isolate Cc75 chromosome 3, C_canadensis_v1, whole genome shotgun sequence includes the following:
- the LOC122592636 gene encoding putative methyltransferase DDB_G0268948, with protein sequence MAKLFLNQAKEYVKTRPGYPQQLFDFISSKTPCHDLVWDVGTGSGQAAISLASIYKSVIGTDTSSKQIEFAPKLPNVHYKCTSANMSISELEEKIGIESSVDLVTVAQALHWFANDSFFDQVKRVLKKPNGVIAAWCYTTPVIDDLFDPVFNRFYAESQPYWDSLRGLVDDKYKTLKFPFEPVDGCDDTGPFEFKTVQLMSLDDFFTYIKSWSGYQTAKEKGVELLNSDVVEEFTKAWNEEGNGQKSVTYPVYLRIGKA encoded by the exons atggcAAAGCTGTTTTTAAACCAAGCGAAAGAATACGTCAAGACACGTCCAGGTTATCCACAACAGCTGTTTGATTTCATCTCCTCAAAAACGCCATGCCACGATCTCGTTTGGGATGTCGGAACCGGCAGTGGTCAGGCTGCTATCTCT ctTGCCAGCATATACAAGAGTGTGATTGGAACAGATACCAGTAGCAAACAAATAGAATTTGCTCCTAAGCTCCCAAATGTCCATTACAAATGTACTTCTGCCAATATGTCCATTTCTGAACTAGAAGAGAAGATTGGAATAGAGTCCAGTGTTGATCTAGTCACAGTAGCTCAAGCTCTCCATTGGTTTGCTAATGATAGTTTTTTTGATCAAGTCAAAAGGGTACTCAAGAAACCAAATGGTGTAATCGCGGCATGGTGTTACACTACTCCAGTGATTGATGATCTATTCGACCCCGTGTTTAATAGGTTTTACGCGGAATCACAACCTTATTGGGATTCGTTACGTGGATTGGTAGATGACAAGTATAAGACTCTCAAGTTTCCTTTTGAGCCCGTGGATGGATGTGATGACACCGGCCCGTTTGAATTTAAAACCGTGCAGTTGATGAGTTTGGATGACTTCTTTACGTACATTAAGTCATGGTCGGGTTACCAGACCGCAAAAGAAAAGGGTGTCGAGTTACTTAACAGTGATGTGGTTGAGGAATTCACGAAAGCTTGGAATGAAGAAGGGAATGGACAGAAAAGTGTTACCTATCCGGTTTATCTAAGGATTGGTAAAGCATAG